Proteins encoded in a region of the Triticum dicoccoides isolate Atlit2015 ecotype Zavitan chromosome 3A, WEW_v2.0, whole genome shotgun sequence genome:
- the LOC119273573 gene encoding polyubiquitin-like, with amino-acid sequence MSPKKRLHLSSDGRNPEDHVEEATPSVSTSGTEDSEEEEREVSDSTTSSSSEDSKDYGGGHSFQIDGADIDDSSGMHIFVKTPTGMTIRLKVHSSDILYTVKAKIQQHYRLVFDGVRLEDNRTLAHYGIQHDSTIDLQEKLQIYVTKTRGGRTIALEVNSLDTIGNVKSKIEKMEGYPKGQQCIIFANKQLENDNRTLADHNIWKESTLLLVLRPCRPAESRIMQIFVKNLEGKTLTLEVGQSDTINSVKVKIYEKDTIPPRQRRIIFAGNQLEDHHTLADYKIDRKSTLHLMLRLCGC; translated from the exons ATGTCCCCGAAGAAGCGCCTGCACTTGTCGTCCGATGGTCGCAACCCAGAAGACCACGTCGAGGAAGCAACTCCCAGTGTCTCTACCTCTGGCACGGAAG ATtccgaggaggaagagagggaagtTAGTGAcagcaccaccagcagcagcagcgagGACAGCAAAGACTACGGTGGCGGCCATTCGTTTCAGATTGACGGCGCCGACATCGACGA CTCATCTGGAATGCATATCTTTGTCAAGACCCCCACCGGCATGACAATCCGCCTCAAGGTCCACTCATCAGACATCCTGTACACCGTCAAGGCAAAGATCCAGCAGCACTACCGCCTCGTCTTTGACGGGGTGCGGCTAGAAGACAACCGTACATTGGCCCATTATGGCATCCAGCATGACTCTACGATTGACCTCCAGGAAAAGTTGCAAATCTACGTGACGAAGACGCGGGGTGGCAGGACCATCGCCCTCGAGGTCAACAGCCTAGACACCATCGGCAACGTGAAGTCCAAGATCGAAAAGATGGAGGGCTATCCCAAGGGCCAGCAATGCATCATCTTTGCCAACAAACAGCTGGAGAACGACAACCGCACCTTGGCTGACCACAACATCTGGAAGGAGtccacccttctccttgtcctccgcCCATGTAGGCCAGCAGAAAGTAGGATaatgcagatctttgtcaagaaCCTGGAAGGGAAGACCCTCACCCTTGAGGTCGGGCAATCAGACACAATCAACAGCGTCAAGGTGAAGATCTACGAGAAGGACACCATTCCCCCTAGACAGCGGCGCATCATTTTTGCTGGCAATCAGCTGGAGGACCACCACACCCTGGCGGACTACAAAATTGACAGGAAATCTACCCTTCATTTGATGCTTCGCCTTTGTGGCTGCTGA